From one Rhineura floridana isolate rRhiFlo1 chromosome 4, rRhiFlo1.hap2, whole genome shotgun sequence genomic stretch:
- the LOC133384151 gene encoding disintegrin and metalloproteinase domain-containing protein 10-like, whose protein sequence is MKRDMSLFSDDFKLEMSDKVLDYDTSHIYTGHIYGEQGSFSHGSVVDGRFEGFIMTHTGTFYIEPAERYIKDRALPFHSVMYHEDDIRYPHKYGPQGGCADHSVFDRMKKYQMTGVEEPTNQQPLEEHTNHGPELLRRKRAAQAEKNTCQLYIQTDHLFFRYYGTREAVIAQISSHVKAIDTIYQSTDFSGIRNISFMVKRIRINTTQDEKDPSNPFRFPNIGVEKFLELNSEQNHDDYCLAYVFTDRDFDDGVLGLAWVGAPSGSSGGICEKSKLYSDGKKKSLNTGIITVQNYGSHVPPKVSHITFAHEVGHNFGSPHDSGTECTPGESKNLGQKENGNYIMYARATSGDKLNNNKFSLCSIRNISQVLEIYLSIFVMNPAEQGWSGKTTEEDDFEWTDASHVEPPGTQDSENSVALDRDSSAPEPLVNHKEAQPSQAIAILPDAPPLHMPTLPPPQHITLPSERRVLLRQSDHPHLAHEGASAGKNNAPQWLH, encoded by the exons atgaagagagatatgtcCCTCTTTAGTGATGACTTCAAGCTAGAGATGTCAGATAAAGTACTTGATTATGATACCTCCCATATATACACTGGACACATTTATGGTGAACAGGGAAGCTTTAGCCATGGATCTGTTGTCGATGGAAGATTTGAAGGGTTCATCATGACTCACACTGGGACTTTTTATATTGAGCCAGCAGAAAGATATATTAAGGATAGAGCCCTGCCTTTCCACTCAGTCATGTATCATGAAGATGATATTAGATACCCACATAAATATGGACCACAAGGTGGCTGTGCAGATCATTCTGTATTTGACAGAATGAAGAAGTACCAGATGACTGGTGTAGAAGAGCCAACAAACCAGCAACCTTTGGAAGAACATACCAACCATGGCCCAGAGCTCTTGAGAAGGAAACGAGCTGCTCAAGCTGAAAAAAACACTTGTCAACTCTATATTCAGACAGACCATCTATTCTTTAGATATTATGGAACAAGAGAAGCTGTGATTGCACAGATATCCAGCCATGTTAAAGCAATTGATACAATTTACCAGTCAACAGATTTCTCAGGAATCCGAAACATCAGTTTTATGGTGAAACGAATAAGAATCAACACTACTCAAGATGAAAAAGacccttccaatcccttcaggTTTCCGAATATCGGTGTGGAGAAGTTTCTTGAACTCAATTCTGAGCAGAACCACGATGACTATTGTTTGGCCTATGTGTTTACTGATCGTGATTTTGATGACGGTGTCCTTGGCTTGGCCTGGGTTGGAGCACCTTCAGGGAGCTCAGGAGGAATATGTGAAAAGAGCAAGCTTTATTCCGATGGCAAAAAGAAATCCTTAAATACTGGCATCATCACTGTACAGAACTATGGTTCCCATGTCCCTCCTAAGGTGTCTCATATCACCTTTGCACATGAAGTTGGACATAACTTTGGTTCTCCACATGATTCTGGAACAGAATGCACTCCAGGAGAGTCTAAAAACTTGGGACAAAAAGAAAATGGCAATTACATCATGTATGcaagagcaacatctggagacaaacTTAACAACAATAAATTTTCTCTCTGTAGCATTCGAAATATCAGTCAAGttcttgaaatttatttat CTATATTTGTCATGAACCCGGCAGAACAGGGATGGAGCGGCAAGACAACAGAGGAGGATGACTTTGAATGGACTGACGCTTCCCATGTTGAGCCGCCGGGCACCCAGGACTCTGAGAACTCTGTTGCTCTGGACCGTGACAGTTCCGCCCCTGAACCTCTGGTTAACCACAAGGAGGCTCAACCCAGTCAGGCTATTGCCATCCTGCCTGATGCGCCTCCTCTACACATGCCCACTCTGCCACCTCCCCAGCACATCACCCTTCCCTCTGAGAGGAGGGTCCTGCTGAGGCAAAGTGACCACCCTCACCTTGCTCACGAAGGTGCCAGTGCTGGCAAGAACAATGCACCCCAATGGCTCCACTGA